The region GTTCTAAGTCGTCTAGTGGCCTTGGCTTTAGAGACTATTAATAGTTCTTTATTAAGTGAATGATTTTTTCTTCACCAAGCTCTATTTTAAGTCGTATTTCCAAAGATTGTATTTTCCGAATGGATCTCTCATTGGGGCGAAGCGGGGTTGCAAGTCTATCTATGTGTGGTCAAGTATTTTCCCTTATGGAtggatttttgaaaacaatGATACTTGGAAAATAGGGAATGGTACTCAAGTGTGTATTTGGGAAAACACATGGATTCCTATAGGTCCTCTATTATTTATTGTCAAGATTTGGTAGAGGAGGTTGATATTAAAATGGGTGGTGATCTTATCTCACCGTCTACGACTTGTTGGGATAGACACTCGATATCTATGATTTTTAGTCCCGAAACTACtcttaattttttgttgttctGCTGTCTATTTTAACTCAATAAGATATTCTTATTTGACCCTTTAATGGTGATTGTATTTATTCCACTCAGACGGGTTAAAATTTCATTTTGCTGCAAGAGGAGTCCTCTTTGTCCTCTTCCTCATCACATGTAGTTCTTCCCTTGCAGCTTGGAAATGCCTCTGGCATTCGAAGGCGCTATCGAGGTGTAAAGAGCTTTTTTGGAGAGCTTCTCTTGAGATTGTTCCAGTGCGAGGTGCTCTTCGTTGATGGGGGATAGATGTGGACCCTTCTTGTCTATTTTTAGGTGCTGATTGTGAGACCACTTTCCATGCTTTGCTGCCTTGTCTAGAAACAACTTTGGTTTGGATCCTCTCTTGGATTATATTTTCAGGGTTCTATGGAGTTAGTTATCTTTTGTCCAATTTTTATAAAGGTTCTTGCTGGATGTGGATGAGGTGGTTCTTCAAGCCTTTATCACTATGGCATACTATATATGGGTGAGGGCGAACAAACTTGTTCTTAAGCAGGTGCGACTTCTGTTTGATTTGGTGTTTCAACGAGCCCATAGTCTTTGGCCTCCTCCTAATTTGGGAGTCATGACTGGGGAGTCCACATAGCTCTATATTCTTCTTGGAGTCGTCCTACAACGGGGTTGTTAAGGTCAACTTTGATGCTTTTGAGACTGATTCACATATTGTTGGCTTTGGTTTTGTAACGAGGGATCATGAGGGTGAAATTTTAACTGCAACCACTACTTCTCTGTTTGATGTCCTTTCACTGGTGATTGCAGAGGCTTAGTTTCAAagttgggctatgtctttatcTTCATATTTGTGTTTCAGGAGGACGAGCTTTGAGACAGACTGTTTGCAGCTCTTCAACCTTTAGTAGAAACCCATGTTTGGTAGATCCCATCTATATTCACTTGTGTGTAATTGTCGTGATCTTTCTTTTGGTTTTAATTTTATGGATATTTCTTTTATGCATAGATGTGGCAATGCCGTCGTCGATTCCCTAACTAAGAAAACATTTATTTATTGTCGTTTTGTTTAGATTAAGGAGATTCctcttgtttttttaatctttaaCTGTGATGTATTGACCTATGTGCAAGTCTCTTCTAGTTAATGATATTTTGTTTCCGTTAAACAACAATATACTAATATTACTTTATAGGTTTAACTATATTTTTTATCTTGAATTATTGGAGCTAGTATTATTGATTTGAGCCTTGTTATTATTTGTTTAACTTAAGTCTATGACCAATACCTCGTAAAAATGGTCATTTCATAATAGTCAAATATTCTTTGTAAGTTTTTATCATTCCCAAGGAATATGGCTATTTTGAACATAAAAATAACGAATTACAATtcactttttttaattaatataggCCCCTATTTGAATTCTCGCGCTCGAAATGAGACACTCGACTTCCCATGGATTTTTCTgcatgaataaaaaaattaaatcatgtcactcctctttcttttctttttctcatattattttataaatgtTTATACAAAATCATTGTATGTATACATTATAAAAATTTACATAGTTTGGTATAAAGTGTAAAACGTGTTCAGCAAAATAATTGAGAAAATATTTCTCCATCATAATTGTCATGCATCCGTTGGAGTTGGAGATTccttatttataaaattttaattacacGTGCATTCATAAAATCTGTAGCCATCACTCCAAATTAAAAGCTTCCTTCATCTCTTTGAAAAGTAGCACAACTTCATAAATGTCGAAATTGCATGCTTAAAGATTCAATCTTTTGCACTTTATAAGGACATGAAATAGCTGAAACTTGAATGAGTATATATTGCTAGGATTCtacaaagaaaaacaaataacaatagACATGGAGAGGAAGAGAAATTTTTCAGATGTTTCAATTTCTAGGATCAGAAGCTATCTTTTGGTACTACCATTTGTGTTGGCTTTTGTCACTCCAACTCTTTTAAGTGCTTCAGAAATTTCTACAATTAAAGAGGATCACGTGTTCCCTATGTTCATAAAGTGGCACATATACATTGTCAATAGGTTGAGCAACAACCATAACTTGTTCACCCATTGCAAATCCGCAGAAAATGATTTGGGTGACCACGACCTATCTCCAGGCTCCAACACCACTTGGAGTTTCAGGACTGAATTCTTCCAAGGAACGTTGTTCTGGTGCCATGTGAGCAAAGACGATGCTTCTGCTACATTCAATGTTTTCTGGAATGATGCTCGTCTTTTTGACAAGTGTGGTTGGAAGAAATGCATATGGGTTGTTAAAGATGATGGAGTTTACCTAACACATTTGAGTACAAACTGTGATGAACTGCGTTATAAGTGGGGTGATAGAATGTGAAGATCACAATGTATTTTTGTTGTTTGTATTGTCTTTGAATAAATCATACTATGAAAAAGTATGTGTGACTCAATTTAAGACAAAAATGGGGTACACGAATTGCTACACGGATTGCTCATGTTTTGTAACTGATAGTTCGAATTCACTCTACATTATTTTATTCATGTGACCCTATGTTGTGTCCTCCATAACGTATTCAAATGTGAGATCTTATAACCGATGGTAGCATTTGGTAACCGAACTGAACAGGaagaaataaaacaaataacGAAATGAAGTACATTAGTACCATTCTACGAAGAAAAAAATGGAAGAATCCACTACAAAAAATTGTGTTAATTGTGGCGGCTATCGTGAGCGACGTAATATACATTTAAAACGACGATTTTAGTGAACCGCTCCAATATGGCCGACATAAATTTTGATCATTGATATTTTAAGGGAAAATAACTAAATTCATCCTTAAGCATTGACAAATTGATGCTCTCACCATAAATTGAGACTCAGCCTAAAGATCAAGCCCTAACAACTGAAAGTCAGGAGTGTGTTTACTTGAGCATGTAGTATTCTGTAGAGAAGAATAAGATCATCTTTTCGGAAGAAAATTTGCCTTTTACTAAGTTACTAGTTAACTAGATACTTGACCCGCGCTTTTTGCGGATATAGTAATATACTTTTttgtaaataatatttaatttaaattaaatatgtaatttttttttggataacaaaaaatgaaaatggaacTGTTTCATTTGACATGTAATCGTGTTATGATTTGATAAcaagaaatgaaaattgaaCTGTTTCATTTTGACATGTAATCGTGATATGATTTGATAACtagaaatgaaaatgaaaaagtaTTTACAATGTAATAATCAATTTGGGTACTGTTACGGTTTGGGTAATTGTTGTTGCTGGTCTTCTTCATGGGTCAAAGGTTCCAAGGCTTTATCGTTGTTTGATTGCCTTCGATTGGATCGATAGAAACCTTCGTTCTTGTGGCATTTTTGCCTCAATACTCTGCTTTTCCACCGCTTAGTTTGGGTGGCTTTTTTTCTCTTGTtatctttttcctttcttttgtttgttgCTTTTCTGTTGTAGTGCCGTCATGGGTTGAAGTATCCCGATACTTCCTTAATACAATTTTTTCTTATCTCAATGAAAAATGGGGATCTGGATCAGTCATGGCACCTTCATTTTCAGATTGGTCCTCAACTTACCTTGCTGGCCAGGTACCGTTCTTTATCTGCATAGGTTGTTAACTGTAAAATGTTCTACTTACTGATATGATTTTCTCCATGGCGATGCGAGCTATTTTACCAATACCGGACGAACCTGCGTTGCAGGGATTATCAGGGATCCAAATGGAGACTTTGTGCAGTCATTCTACATTAAGCTGGGGGTAATGCCAAGGTGCAAAGGTGATATAATGAAAGCCGAGGCTATCGCCGTAGATACTTGCATTTAAAAATGTGAGCAGCAGTGTAAGAAAAGACTGAAAGAAGTTgaactcattttcttttgtgatAACCAGAATCTGGTTTCACTGCTTGAAGGAAAAAATCTCATAAAGGTAAAAAATCCTCTACTTATGAACATCTAGGAGAAAACGCTGAAATTTAAATTCTTTGTGATTAAAGAAATTAGAGGAGATGACAATGACATTGCTGATACCATGGTCAAAAAGGCCCGATACCAAAAGCAAGCATAGGAGAATGTGTGATTTGGGACGTCCCACCAAATAAGGAGATTAGGAAAAAGCTTGTTGCGAGAAAAAGAAACCACCATTCAAAAAACAGCCCTGAGAGTGTGGCTTTTTAATGTACTGAGGCTATAGGATA is a window of Lotus japonicus ecotype B-129 chromosome 5, LjGifu_v1.2 DNA encoding:
- the LOC130719526 gene encoding S-protein homolog 74-like: MERKRNFSDVSISRIRSYLLVLPFVLAFVTPTLLSASEISTIKEDHVFPMFIKWHIYIVNRLSNNHNLFTHCKSAENDLGDHDLSPGSNTTWSFRTEFFQGTLFWCHVSKDDASATFNVFWNDARLFDKCGWKKCIWVVKDDGVYLTHLSTNCDELRYKWGDRM